Proteins from one Thermobifida alba genomic window:
- a CDS encoding class E sortase, with protein sequence MVSTSRRPPGGRRRSSGRGRRRAPAPRGRVTVGEVVRVAFRTIGELLFTAGLVMLFFAAFQIWGKQFQTDAEQERLAQAMAEVWEQGPDSEPLPGTANSRLYIPKTDQDWVVVSGVGPEDIRYGPGWYPESWTPEGMVPAARAGQPGNYAVAGHRVAAVFWDLDQLAEGDELVLEDGENFYTYQVVESKVVLPNAIEVTAPDPFDPESTEDPERAYLTLTTCHPKLQNSHRLIVHAELVDTRPKDQGMPDNIAHMAPDTEEE encoded by the coding sequence ATGGTTTCCACTTCTCGACGCCCCCCTGGCGGCCGGCGCCGCAGTTCGGGCAGGGGCCGCAGGAGGGCCCCCGCTCCGCGCGGTCGCGTCACCGTCGGCGAGGTCGTGCGCGTGGCCTTCCGCACCATCGGCGAGCTGCTGTTCACCGCAGGCCTGGTCATGCTGTTCTTCGCCGCGTTCCAGATCTGGGGCAAGCAGTTCCAGACCGACGCCGAGCAGGAGCGACTCGCCCAGGCCATGGCCGAGGTGTGGGAGCAGGGGCCCGACTCCGAACCGCTGCCCGGAACGGCCAACAGCAGGCTCTACATTCCCAAGACCGACCAGGACTGGGTCGTGGTCAGCGGGGTCGGTCCCGAGGACATCAGGTACGGTCCGGGCTGGTACCCCGAGTCCTGGACCCCCGAGGGCATGGTTCCCGCGGCCCGGGCCGGACAGCCCGGCAACTACGCGGTCGCCGGGCACCGCGTCGCCGCCGTCTTCTGGGACCTCGACCAGTTGGCGGAGGGCGACGAGCTGGTCCTGGAGGACGGGGAGAACTTCTACACCTACCAGGTGGTGGAGAGCAAGGTCGTGCTGCCCAACGCGATCGAGGTGACCGCGCCCGACCCGTTCGACCCCGAGTCCACGGAGGACCCCGAGCGGGCCTACCTCACCCTCACCACCTGCCACCCCAAGCTGCAGAACTCGCACCGGCTGATCGTCCACGCCGAACTCGTCGACACCCGTCCCAAGGACCAGGGCATGCCCGACAACATCGCGCACATGGCGCCCGACACCGAGGAGGAGTGA
- a CDS encoding heme ABC transporter ATP-binding protein → MNRVRRTLRALAHGSGLRRISPPERVGPRTVVLGARNLGRSYGSRTVLDDVSLDVRTGEVLALVGPNGAGKSTLLAALAGDSPPDRGEVTVLGRPLAEWSPAELALRRAVLPQNFTVSFPFDVIDVVYMGRAPWAAVGGADDDDRVVADAMAATEVTALASRKFPALSGGERARVMLARVLAQQTQVVLLDEPTAALDIRHQELVLRIARERAAQGDAVVVVLHDLALAAAYADRVAILSEGRIAAYGPPAEVFTARLLSDVYSYEVEIVSHPRTGAPLVLPVR, encoded by the coding sequence ATGAACCGGGTACGGCGGACACTGCGCGCGCTCGCGCACGGTTCGGGACTGCGGCGGATCAGCCCGCCCGAACGGGTCGGCCCCCGGACGGTGGTCCTGGGCGCGCGGAACCTCGGCCGGTCCTACGGCTCCCGGACGGTGCTGGACGACGTGAGCCTCGACGTGCGCACCGGCGAGGTGCTGGCGCTGGTCGGACCGAACGGCGCGGGCAAGAGCACGCTGCTGGCGGCCCTCGCCGGCGACAGCCCGCCCGACCGGGGCGAGGTGACCGTCCTGGGCCGCCCCCTGGCGGAGTGGAGTCCGGCCGAACTGGCGCTGCGCCGCGCGGTGCTGCCGCAGAATTTCACCGTCAGCTTCCCGTTCGACGTGATCGACGTGGTGTACATGGGCCGGGCGCCGTGGGCGGCGGTCGGGGGCGCCGATGACGACGACCGGGTGGTCGCCGACGCCATGGCGGCCACCGAGGTCACCGCCCTGGCGTCCCGGAAGTTCCCCGCCCTGTCGGGCGGGGAGCGGGCCCGGGTCATGCTCGCCCGGGTTCTGGCCCAGCAGACCCAGGTCGTGCTCCTGGACGAGCCCACGGCCGCACTCGACATCCGCCACCAGGAGCTGGTGCTGCGCATCGCCCGGGAACGCGCCGCGCAGGGTGACGCGGTCGTGGTGGTTCTGCACGATTTGGCGTTGGCTGCCGCCTACGCCGACCGAGTCGCGATACTCTCCGAGGGACGGATTGCGGCGTACGGGCCGCCCGCTGAGGTCTTCACCGCGAGACTGCTCAGCGACGTCTACTCATACGAGGTCGAGATCGTGTCGCATCCGCGCACCGGAGCACCGCTGGTCCTGCCAGTACGGTGA
- a CDS encoding FecCD family ABC transporter permease, translating to MPADHRARTVPAPPHGTARIRRTTALRGTVLLVVLAAALAAAALVAAGVGAYHVPAAEVAGSVLRGLGLGAGEAADPLADEVLWNVRFPRVVLAMIVGASLALAGAMMQGVFGNPLAEPGVIGVSSGATVGAVLVIALGASALGYWTVIAAAFASGMATTVLVYTLSRSGGRAEVVTLLLTGIAVNAVAGALIGAATYFSEDAELRSITNWQMGSLAAATWPKVAAALPFAAAGILAAPFFARRLDLLALGESPARHLGVDVERMRQALIVVIAMLTSSAVAFAGIISFVGLVVPHMVRMVAGPGHRVLLPASVLGGALVLVAADLVARVVAAPQEVPLGIITALVGGPFFFWLLYRTRARQGGWA from the coding sequence CTGCCCGCCGACCACCGGGCGCGGACGGTCCCCGCGCCGCCCCACGGCACCGCCCGCATCCGACGTACCACGGCGCTGCGGGGCACCGTCCTGCTGGTGGTGCTGGCCGCCGCACTGGCGGCGGCGGCACTGGTGGCCGCGGGCGTGGGCGCCTACCACGTGCCCGCGGCCGAGGTCGCCGGATCGGTACTGCGCGGCCTGGGACTGGGCGCGGGCGAGGCCGCCGACCCGCTCGCCGACGAGGTGTTGTGGAACGTCCGCTTCCCCCGGGTCGTCCTGGCCATGATCGTCGGGGCCTCACTGGCGCTCGCCGGGGCCATGATGCAGGGAGTCTTCGGCAACCCGCTGGCCGAGCCCGGCGTCATCGGTGTCTCCTCGGGAGCGACCGTGGGGGCGGTCCTCGTCATCGCGCTCGGCGCCTCCGCGCTGGGCTACTGGACGGTCATCGCCGCCGCCTTCGCCAGCGGGATGGCCACCACCGTGCTCGTCTACACGCTCTCCCGCTCGGGAGGCCGGGCCGAGGTGGTCACCCTGCTGCTCACCGGGATCGCCGTCAACGCGGTGGCCGGGGCGCTCATCGGCGCGGCCACCTACTTCTCGGAGGACGCCGAGCTGCGCTCGATCACCAACTGGCAGATGGGCAGCCTGGCCGCGGCCACCTGGCCCAAGGTCGCCGCGGCCCTGCCGTTCGCCGCGGCGGGCATCCTCGCCGCACCGTTCTTCGCCCGCCGCCTGGACCTGCTCGCCCTCGGTGAGAGTCCAGCCCGCCACCTGGGGGTCGACGTGGAGCGGATGCGCCAGGCGCTGATCGTCGTCATCGCGATGCTCACCTCCTCGGCCGTGGCCTTCGCCGGGATCATCAGCTTCGTCGGCCTGGTGGTGCCGCACATGGTGCGCATGGTCGCCGGTCCCGGGCACCGGGTCCTGCTCCCGGCGAGCGTGCTGGGCGGCGCCCTCGTCCTCGTCGCCGCAGACCTGGTCGCCCGGGTCGTCGCCGCCCCGCAGGAGGTGCCGCTGGGGATCATCACCGCGCTGGTCGGCGGCCCGTTCTTCTTCTGGCTGCTGTACCGGACCCGAGCCAGGCAGGGAGGTTGGGCATGA
- a CDS encoding heme/hemin ABC transporter substrate-binding protein, with translation MPPHPSPRSRTRRGPSRRTALLLTLAAALTACSAPESTEDAIPPLAENRLQILEGEAAPSLPVTVDSIVPVANRTADTPTTHEQVEVTDVSRILPLNGGIAEIVYTLGLGDNVVGRDATATFAEAAELPVVTQGHDISVEGVLSLDPTLVIADTWTGPYEAIEQLRASGVTMVILDEVWSLDGMYTRITDVAEALGVPERGEQLVQRVRDQMAEVRDGLPDSVRGARVAFLYLRGSAGVYLLGGPGSGADALIAELGLEDAGTAIGLDRAFTPITSEALIEAQPDVLLVMTGGLESVGGVDGLLEIPGTAQTPAGRERRVLDYEDGLVLGFGPRTPQVLKAMSDDLTELYEGEAR, from the coding sequence ATGCCACCTCACCCCTCTCCCCGCAGCCGGACACGCCGCGGCCCGAGCCGCCGCACGGCGCTCCTGCTGACCCTGGCCGCCGCGCTCACGGCCTGCTCCGCCCCCGAGTCCACCGAGGACGCCATCCCCCCGCTCGCCGAGAACCGGCTGCAGATCCTGGAGGGCGAAGCGGCCCCCTCCCTCCCGGTCACCGTGGACTCGATCGTCCCGGTGGCGAACCGCACCGCCGACACCCCGACCACCCACGAACAGGTCGAGGTCACCGACGTCAGCCGCATCCTGCCGCTCAACGGCGGCATCGCCGAGATCGTCTACACCCTGGGCCTGGGTGACAACGTCGTGGGCCGCGACGCCACCGCCACCTTCGCCGAGGCCGCGGAGCTGCCCGTGGTCACCCAGGGACACGACATCTCCGTGGAGGGGGTGCTCTCCCTGGACCCGACCCTCGTCATCGCCGACACCTGGACCGGCCCGTACGAGGCGATCGAGCAGCTGCGCGCCAGCGGTGTCACCATGGTCATCCTCGACGAGGTGTGGTCCCTGGACGGGATGTACACCCGCATCACCGACGTCGCCGAGGCACTGGGGGTGCCCGAACGCGGCGAGCAGCTCGTCCAACGGGTCCGCGACCAGATGGCCGAGGTCCGCGACGGTCTCCCGGACTCCGTGCGAGGAGCCCGGGTCGCCTTCCTCTACCTGCGCGGCAGCGCCGGGGTCTACCTCCTGGGAGGACCCGGATCGGGGGCCGACGCCCTGATCGCCGAACTCGGCCTGGAGGACGCGGGCACCGCGATCGGCCTGGACCGGGCGTTCACCCCGATCACCAGCGAGGCGCTCATCGAGGCCCAACCCGACGTGCTGCTCGTCATGACCGGCGGTCTGGAGTCGGTCGGCGGGGTCGACGGACTCCTGGAGATCCCGGGCACCGCCCAGACGCCCGCGGGCCGGGAACGGCGCGTCCTCGACTACGAGGACGGCCTGGTGCTCGGCTTCGGCCCCCGCACCCCCCAGGTCCTCAAGGCCATGTCCGACGACCTCACCGAACTGTACGAGGGGGAGGCGCGGTGA
- a CDS encoding DUF3039 domain-containing protein → MTMDVVNKVIPESETRPDISHDGGDRERFAHYVQKDKITESAVTGTPVIALCGKVWVPNRDPKKFPVCPECQKIYDELMA, encoded by the coding sequence ATGACGATGGACGTTGTCAACAAGGTGATTCCGGAGAGCGAGACCCGTCCGGACATCTCGCACGACGGCGGCGACCGCGAGCGGTTCGCCCACTACGTTCAGAAGGACAAGATCACCGAGAGCGCCGTCACCGGGACGCCGGTGATCGCGCTGTGCGGCAAGGTGTGGGTGCCCAACCGGGACCCGAAGAAGTTTCCGGTCTGCCCCGAGTGCCAGAAGATCTACGACGAACTGATGGCCTGA